Proteins encoded in a region of the Epinephelus lanceolatus isolate andai-2023 chromosome 20, ASM4190304v1, whole genome shotgun sequence genome:
- the zfhx2 gene encoding uncharacterized protein zfhx2 isoform X1, producing the protein MPDWQPTIRGEEAGETVSSESNGVAAWLCPLCQKRQPNRSSLSLHLTEQHSVLPSCVDKLLDIAVIKQGASGRGEEDKSALKSTGAESSQLEHAEDVSSDPCQSSESSDATPTLGDKEMEEERIMEQEGGEAEPEPDEEGNQLTGAKQQNATENSESPDASEKSVGKNGVPAENNTQSFKCNACLETFPGRTALKVHYNSASHIQRMTTGSAKQGGDIDPPSPSVPVLSRPYISNKPYQCAVCRVSYNHAITLESHMKSVLHQTRSRNAGIAAHAANSTAATASLGGTTTSALNTVVTTSGSGTSQLVTTTNSAAPGTLMVTPTKDGEQIQTSQVAPSLLTSPVASAQAVSAFLTLLTSSPNTLSHSLLPSLFTAGAAPGAAVPQLVPQPQMVMPLILNGLQAQTQQHQENQQGQLLTQCVPFVGLSTAQQALLTQRLNSLQNQWPSAGVPTNIQPCLEEQKQTMKCEKEQERQDSETVEEEVSDQIKDRNNWTTENNKTEKLKEEDSKESAQCPNIEGKVKVENNEDNAKAHRDSTTDGDSSTNQLDLEGDKAASLSLSPAGTEKSLRNKNLSPSASVPSNSSLSPLNLNLTLSPDSTPQKSQSGTSPCGSLGTPKSSPSTNALTNNQTRPHCNAMGSIYPDLPVLSEFQSEVLWAFFESRSEADAASPPHEDCEALGREVGLSEEEVRRWLSQARHAKQRQRATEVEHLQSLAGFTRHAQNSDIDYDDEESSLVIAEGEDDVEASGSQAMDLSSTRGKRRQRDLRRKGQGDSCLTSDSENEVYTSVIVSDEESQNGSLREGPESPAKDEAQWEVHGDKGPGGGKVLRSTTVFLSDAEDEYEDEEGGGGQGAKRKKRKGEFERDEVEVKKERQDPDVDLELEAQGDPPSSQTHTEIPTSALHTLPLSLAPFSTQFLSPYVLSLTPSVIDGSKVPVFSNPPTITRFSSSLLSQSLSSHSQTSHYLPNGGDCESALDLSMGKNNSKSASSSSSLADKIAAQKGQLLDGLGLRPTSKGLVVVQVKPEPVTSMPSTNSSFNLVNCNNMTKSSIYMRAAEKMNATLLEREREKEREKVKEREQQEQQQRKSKGKRYRDMRRSRTIIQAEQLDILYGCYFKDPNPGKHEFEQISEWVHLPKKVVQIWFQNMRARERKGEVRFISDGTLAAVGKPLIKFTWPLSKPIFSNKPAPNNTGCITTTPIVRTLIKTEREPVKELGKPAVVKKIAPVPIKPKEVLSSTTVSPVSSSASAVPKTKLETTSNVTMVKVAPKVNTPVLLAPPKDPIPIAPRPAQKRKLEEESEEEKTDEEKDNENEMGPGPGTTNRMVPKLPTTPINNRPPATTVVPQKQNGLNYWTPKIPIKINTLSREQLALPTHTPPRTIPPPPTPSIAPVSPNTPTSAKVASPTTPIIAKSSPTESSFLPHSSSRRPRTHLSCLQLSILQSCYETCAHPNAMECEAIGTELSLPLKVVQIWFQNTRAKEKRWRLQQEKMSPLSGGKVDMSSASYLQYNAFKANRPILPKPVQLTITEPSASPVAGQPVPKETLTGRCDACNISFESRAAARAHVFSPRHLATLRTTNFGQPTTLVNKNGTGSVGPGSIVSVSQVPHSTPVTSSVGEMVIESPPPTATSNS; encoded by the exons GAGGAGGCTGGTGAGACAGTGAGCAGTGAAAGTAATGGGGTGGCAGCGTGGCTATGCCCCCTGTGCCAAAAAAGGCAACCCAACAGATCCTCCCTATCTCTTCATCTCACTGAGCAACACAGTGTACTTCCATCTTGTGTCGACAAACTGCTGGACATT GCTGTTATAAAACAGGGTGCCAgtggaagaggagaagaggacaAAAGTGCTCTAAAGTCTACAG GTGCTGAATCTTCACAACTGGAGCACGCTGAAGACGTCAGTTCAGATCCCTGCCAATCTAGTGAGAGTTCAGACGCTACCCCGACGCTTGGAGACaaagagatggaggaagagagaatAATGGAACAGGAGGGAGGTGAAGCTGAGCCAGAGCCAGATGAGGAGGGAAATCAACTCACAGGAGCCAAACAGCAAAACGCAACTGAAAACTCAGAAAGCCCAGACGCTAGTGAAAAGTCAGTTGGTAAAAATGGTGTGCCAGCTGAAAATAACACCCAGTCATTCAAATGCAATGCCTGCTTGGAAACTTTTCCCGGCAGAACTGCCTTGAAAGTTCATTACAACTCTGCATCCCACATTCAGAGGATGACAACAGGCTCTGCAAAACAAGGTGGGGACATTGATCCCCCATCTCCCTCAGTTCCTGTCCTGTCTCGGCCATATATATCAAACAAGCCCTACCAGTGTGCTGTATGTAGAGTCTCTTACAATCATGCCATCACCCTTGAGAGCCATATGAAATCTGTCTTGCACCAGACCCGCAGCAGAAATGCTGGAATTGCCGCACATGCTGCAAACAGCACAGCTGCCACTGCTAGTTTGGGAGGTACCACCACCAGTGCTCTAAACACTGTAGTGACCACATCTGGAAGTGGAACCAGTCAGTTAGTTACCACCACCAACAGTGCTGCTCCTGGGACATTGATGGTTACTCCTACAAAGGACGGAGAGCAGATCCAAACTTCACAAGTggctccctccctcctcacctCCCCTGTGGCCTCAGCTCAGGCGGTCTCAGCCTTTCTAACCCTCCTCACATCCAGTCCCAACACCCTCTCacactccctcctcccctccctgttCACGGCCGGTGCTGCTCCTGGTGCCGCCGTGCCTCAGCTTGTGCCTCAGCCTCAAATGGTCATGCCCTTGATCTTGAATGGGCTCCAAGCCCAAACCCAGCAGCACCAAGAGAACCAGCAGGGCCAGCTCCTAACCCAGTGTGTGCCATTCGTAGGTCTCAGCACAGCCCAGCAAGCCCTCCTAACCCAAAGACTTAACAGCTTACAGAACCAGTGGCCCTCTGCAGGAGTTCCAACAAACATACAGCCCTGCCTGGAGGAGCAAAAACAGACTATGAAGTGTGAGAAAGAACAAGAAAGGCAGGATAGTGAGACTGTTGAAGAGGAGGTCTCAGATCAGATCAAGGACAGGAATAACTGGACTACAGagaacaataaaacagaaaaacttAAGGAGGAGGACAGTAAAGAATCTGCACAGTGTCCTAATATAGAAGGCAAAGTGAAGGTTGAGAATAATGAAGACAATGCGAAGGCACATAGAGATAGCACAACAGATGGAGACAGCTCGACTAATCAGTTGGACCTGGAAGGTGATAAAGCAGCTAGCCTCAGTCTCTCCCCAGCGGGCACAGAGAAGAGCCTCCGCAATAAGAATCTCTCGCCTTCTGCATCTGTGCCCAGCAACTCAAGCCTCAGTCCTTTAAATTTAAACCTTACACTTAGCCCTGATTCAACTCCTCAAAAATCACAATCAGGCACTAGCCCTTGTGGCTCACTTGGCACCCCAAAATCCAGCCCGAGTACAAATGCCTTAACTAACAACCAAACTCGACCCCATTGTAATGCAATGGGATCAATTTATCCAGACCTTCCAGTGCTGTCAGAGTTCCAGTCAGAAGTGCTCTGGGCCTTCTTTGAGTCACGTAGTGAGGCTGATGCTGCAAGTCCTCCCCATGAAGACTGTGAGGCACTGGGCAGAGAGGTAGGGCTTTCTGAGGAGGAGGTACGTAGGTGGTTGAGCCAAGCCCGACATGCAAAACAGAGGCAGAGGGCAACAGAGGTAGAACACTTGCAAAGCTTGGCAGGATTTACAAGACATGCCCAAAATTCTGACATTGACTATGATGATGAGGAAAGCTCACTGGTTATAGCAGAAGGTGAGGATGATGTTGAAGCATCAGGTAGTCAGGCGATGGATTTGTCTAGTACAAGAGGGAAACGCAGACAGAGGGATTTGAGAAGGAAGGGTCAGGGAGATTCCTGTCTCACTTCTGATTCAGAAAATGAGGTGTACACCTCTGTCATTGTGTCTGACGAGGAAAGTCAGAATGGGTCTTTGAGGGAGGGTCCTGAGAGCCCTGCTAAAGATGAAGCTCAGTGGGAAGTCCACGGTGATAAAGGGCCAGGTGGAGGAAAGGTCTTGCGCTCCACAACTGTGTTTCTCTCTGATGCAGAGGACGAGTATGAAGACGAGGAGGGCGGAGGGGGTCAGGGAGCCAAGAGGAAAAAACGAAAGGGGGAGTTTGAGCGCGATGAGGTGGAAGTGAAAAAGGAGAGACAGGACCCAGATGTGGATCTAGAGTTGGAGGCCCAAGGGGATCCTCCAAGTTCACAGACCCACACTGAGATTCCAACCAGCGCTCTCCACACGCTTCCCCTGTCCCTTGCTCCTTTTTCTACTCAGTTCCTAAGCCCCTATGTTCTCTCTCTTACTCCTTCAGTGATTGATGGGAGCAAAGTACCCGTCTTTTCTAACCCACCAACGATCACACGCTTCTCCAGTTCTCTTCTCTCACAGTCTCTCTCCTCCCACAGCCAAACTTCCCACTACCTGCCCAATGGTGGTGACTGTGAGTCCGCTCTGGATCTCAGCATGggaaaaaacaactcaaaatCTGCTTCATCCTCATCATCTCTGGCTGATAAAATTGCAGCACAGAAGGGACAGTTGCTGGATGGGCTTGGCTTGAGGCCCACATCCAAAGGTTTGGTAGTCGTCCAGGTGAAGCCTGAACCTGTTACTTCCATGCCCTCTACCAACAGCAGTTTTAATTTGGTGAACTGTAACAACATGACAAAGTCCAGTATTTACATGAGGGCTGCAGAGAAAATGAACGCCACACTATTGGAAAGGGAGCgagaaaaggaaagagagaaggtaaaggagagggagcagcaggagcagcagcagaggaaatcCAAAGGAAAAAGGTATCGGGATATGCGACGGTCAAGGACCATCATTCAAGCTGAACAACTTGACATTCTGTATGGCTGCTATTTCAAAGACCCAAATCCTGGGAAACATGAGTTTGAACAGATTTCAGAGTGGGTCCACCTTCCAAAGAAGGTCGTTCAGATTTGGTTCCAGAACATGAGGGCAAGGGAACGAAAGGGCGAAGTCAGATTCATCAGTGATGGGACCCTGGCAGCGGTTGGCAAACCTCTCATCAAATTTACATGGCCTCTTTCCAAGCCCATTTTCTCCAACAAGCCTGCTCCAAATAACACTGGGTGCATTACAACTACTCCAATTGTGCGCACCCTcataaaaacagagagagagcctGTAAAGGAGCTGGGCAAACCTGCCGTGGTGAAAAAAATAGCCCCAGTTCCTATCAAGCCCAAGGAGGTTCTTTCCTCTACCACAGTCTCTCCTGTGAGCAGCAGTGCTTCTGCAGTGCCAAAGACCAAGCTCGAAACCACCAGCAACGTCACTATGGTCAAAGTTGCACCCAAAGTCAACACCCCTGTCCTTTTAGCACCACCCAAGGATCCAATCCCCATTGCCCCGCGACCAGCCCAAAAACGAAAGCTAGAAGAGGAAAGCGAGGAAGAAAAGACTGAtgaagagaaagacaatgaaAATGAGATGGGTCCTGGACCAGGGACCACTAACCGCATGGTTCCCAAGCTACCCACAACTCCCATCAACAACAGGCCCCCTGCCACAACTGTGGTGCCACAAAAACAGAATGGGCTCAACTACTGGACCCCCAAGATCCCCATTAAGATTAACACTCTGTCAAGAGAACAATTGGCTCTTCCAACGCACACACCTCCTCGTACCATCCCCCCGCCCCCCACTCCCAGTATCGCGCCAGTTAGCCCGAATACCCCCACTTCTGCCAAAGTGGCCAGCCCCACCACCCCGATCATAGCTAAATCAAGTCCAACAGAAAGCAGCTTTCTGCCCCATTCATCCAGCCGTAGACCACGCACACACTTGTCCTGCCTACAGCTGTCCATTCTGCAGTCCTGTTACGAGACCTGCGCTCACCCTAATGCCATGGAGTGCGAGGCGATCGGCACAGAGCTCAGCCTGCCACTCAAGGTGGTGCAGATCTGGTTCCAAAACACCAGAGCCAAGGAGAAGCGCTGGAGGCTGCAGCAAGAGAAAATG TCTCCTCTTTCAGGTGGGAAGGTGGACATGAGCTCAGCAAGCTACCTGCAGTACAACGCTTTCAAAGCCAATCGTCCCATCCTGCCCAAACCTGTTCAGCTGACAATTACCGAACCTTCAGCTTCCCCAGTGGCCGGCCAGCCTGTGCCAAAGGAGACCCTGACAGGCCGCTGTGATGCCTGCAACATCTCCTTTGAATCCCGGGCTGCAGCAAGGGCCCACGTCTTCTCCCCACGTCATCTGGCAACCCTGAGAACCACTAACTTTGGCCAGCCGACGACACTCGTGAACAAGAATGGAACCGGTAGCGTTGGACCTGGCAGCATTGTGTCGGTCTCACAGGTCCCTCACTCTACTCCGGTAACCAGTTCAGTAGGGGAGATGGTTATTGAGTCGCCTCCACCGACGGCCACCAGCAACAGTTAA
- the zfhx2 gene encoding uncharacterized protein zfhx2 isoform X2, with translation MQEEAGETVSSESNGVAAWLCPLCQKRQPNRSSLSLHLTEQHSVLPSCVDKLLDIAVIKQGASGRGEEDKSALKSTGAESSQLEHAEDVSSDPCQSSESSDATPTLGDKEMEEERIMEQEGGEAEPEPDEEGNQLTGAKQQNATENSESPDASEKSVGKNGVPAENNTQSFKCNACLETFPGRTALKVHYNSASHIQRMTTGSAKQGGDIDPPSPSVPVLSRPYISNKPYQCAVCRVSYNHAITLESHMKSVLHQTRSRNAGIAAHAANSTAATASLGGTTTSALNTVVTTSGSGTSQLVTTTNSAAPGTLMVTPTKDGEQIQTSQVAPSLLTSPVASAQAVSAFLTLLTSSPNTLSHSLLPSLFTAGAAPGAAVPQLVPQPQMVMPLILNGLQAQTQQHQENQQGQLLTQCVPFVGLSTAQQALLTQRLNSLQNQWPSAGVPTNIQPCLEEQKQTMKCEKEQERQDSETVEEEVSDQIKDRNNWTTENNKTEKLKEEDSKESAQCPNIEGKVKVENNEDNAKAHRDSTTDGDSSTNQLDLEGDKAASLSLSPAGTEKSLRNKNLSPSASVPSNSSLSPLNLNLTLSPDSTPQKSQSGTSPCGSLGTPKSSPSTNALTNNQTRPHCNAMGSIYPDLPVLSEFQSEVLWAFFESRSEADAASPPHEDCEALGREVGLSEEEVRRWLSQARHAKQRQRATEVEHLQSLAGFTRHAQNSDIDYDDEESSLVIAEGEDDVEASGSQAMDLSSTRGKRRQRDLRRKGQGDSCLTSDSENEVYTSVIVSDEESQNGSLREGPESPAKDEAQWEVHGDKGPGGGKVLRSTTVFLSDAEDEYEDEEGGGGQGAKRKKRKGEFERDEVEVKKERQDPDVDLELEAQGDPPSSQTHTEIPTSALHTLPLSLAPFSTQFLSPYVLSLTPSVIDGSKVPVFSNPPTITRFSSSLLSQSLSSHSQTSHYLPNGGDCESALDLSMGKNNSKSASSSSSLADKIAAQKGQLLDGLGLRPTSKGLVVVQVKPEPVTSMPSTNSSFNLVNCNNMTKSSIYMRAAEKMNATLLEREREKEREKVKEREQQEQQQRKSKGKRYRDMRRSRTIIQAEQLDILYGCYFKDPNPGKHEFEQISEWVHLPKKVVQIWFQNMRARERKGEVRFISDGTLAAVGKPLIKFTWPLSKPIFSNKPAPNNTGCITTTPIVRTLIKTEREPVKELGKPAVVKKIAPVPIKPKEVLSSTTVSPVSSSASAVPKTKLETTSNVTMVKVAPKVNTPVLLAPPKDPIPIAPRPAQKRKLEEESEEEKTDEEKDNENEMGPGPGTTNRMVPKLPTTPINNRPPATTVVPQKQNGLNYWTPKIPIKINTLSREQLALPTHTPPRTIPPPPTPSIAPVSPNTPTSAKVASPTTPIIAKSSPTESSFLPHSSSRRPRTHLSCLQLSILQSCYETCAHPNAMECEAIGTELSLPLKVVQIWFQNTRAKEKRWRLQQEKMSPLSGGKVDMSSASYLQYNAFKANRPILPKPVQLTITEPSASPVAGQPVPKETLTGRCDACNISFESRAAARAHVFSPRHLATLRTTNFGQPTTLVNKNGTGSVGPGSIVSVSQVPHSTPVTSSVGEMVIESPPPTATSNS, from the exons GAGGAGGCTGGTGAGACAGTGAGCAGTGAAAGTAATGGGGTGGCAGCGTGGCTATGCCCCCTGTGCCAAAAAAGGCAACCCAACAGATCCTCCCTATCTCTTCATCTCACTGAGCAACACAGTGTACTTCCATCTTGTGTCGACAAACTGCTGGACATT GCTGTTATAAAACAGGGTGCCAgtggaagaggagaagaggacaAAAGTGCTCTAAAGTCTACAG GTGCTGAATCTTCACAACTGGAGCACGCTGAAGACGTCAGTTCAGATCCCTGCCAATCTAGTGAGAGTTCAGACGCTACCCCGACGCTTGGAGACaaagagatggaggaagagagaatAATGGAACAGGAGGGAGGTGAAGCTGAGCCAGAGCCAGATGAGGAGGGAAATCAACTCACAGGAGCCAAACAGCAAAACGCAACTGAAAACTCAGAAAGCCCAGACGCTAGTGAAAAGTCAGTTGGTAAAAATGGTGTGCCAGCTGAAAATAACACCCAGTCATTCAAATGCAATGCCTGCTTGGAAACTTTTCCCGGCAGAACTGCCTTGAAAGTTCATTACAACTCTGCATCCCACATTCAGAGGATGACAACAGGCTCTGCAAAACAAGGTGGGGACATTGATCCCCCATCTCCCTCAGTTCCTGTCCTGTCTCGGCCATATATATCAAACAAGCCCTACCAGTGTGCTGTATGTAGAGTCTCTTACAATCATGCCATCACCCTTGAGAGCCATATGAAATCTGTCTTGCACCAGACCCGCAGCAGAAATGCTGGAATTGCCGCACATGCTGCAAACAGCACAGCTGCCACTGCTAGTTTGGGAGGTACCACCACCAGTGCTCTAAACACTGTAGTGACCACATCTGGAAGTGGAACCAGTCAGTTAGTTACCACCACCAACAGTGCTGCTCCTGGGACATTGATGGTTACTCCTACAAAGGACGGAGAGCAGATCCAAACTTCACAAGTggctccctccctcctcacctCCCCTGTGGCCTCAGCTCAGGCGGTCTCAGCCTTTCTAACCCTCCTCACATCCAGTCCCAACACCCTCTCacactccctcctcccctccctgttCACGGCCGGTGCTGCTCCTGGTGCCGCCGTGCCTCAGCTTGTGCCTCAGCCTCAAATGGTCATGCCCTTGATCTTGAATGGGCTCCAAGCCCAAACCCAGCAGCACCAAGAGAACCAGCAGGGCCAGCTCCTAACCCAGTGTGTGCCATTCGTAGGTCTCAGCACAGCCCAGCAAGCCCTCCTAACCCAAAGACTTAACAGCTTACAGAACCAGTGGCCCTCTGCAGGAGTTCCAACAAACATACAGCCCTGCCTGGAGGAGCAAAAACAGACTATGAAGTGTGAGAAAGAACAAGAAAGGCAGGATAGTGAGACTGTTGAAGAGGAGGTCTCAGATCAGATCAAGGACAGGAATAACTGGACTACAGagaacaataaaacagaaaaacttAAGGAGGAGGACAGTAAAGAATCTGCACAGTGTCCTAATATAGAAGGCAAAGTGAAGGTTGAGAATAATGAAGACAATGCGAAGGCACATAGAGATAGCACAACAGATGGAGACAGCTCGACTAATCAGTTGGACCTGGAAGGTGATAAAGCAGCTAGCCTCAGTCTCTCCCCAGCGGGCACAGAGAAGAGCCTCCGCAATAAGAATCTCTCGCCTTCTGCATCTGTGCCCAGCAACTCAAGCCTCAGTCCTTTAAATTTAAACCTTACACTTAGCCCTGATTCAACTCCTCAAAAATCACAATCAGGCACTAGCCCTTGTGGCTCACTTGGCACCCCAAAATCCAGCCCGAGTACAAATGCCTTAACTAACAACCAAACTCGACCCCATTGTAATGCAATGGGATCAATTTATCCAGACCTTCCAGTGCTGTCAGAGTTCCAGTCAGAAGTGCTCTGGGCCTTCTTTGAGTCACGTAGTGAGGCTGATGCTGCAAGTCCTCCCCATGAAGACTGTGAGGCACTGGGCAGAGAGGTAGGGCTTTCTGAGGAGGAGGTACGTAGGTGGTTGAGCCAAGCCCGACATGCAAAACAGAGGCAGAGGGCAACAGAGGTAGAACACTTGCAAAGCTTGGCAGGATTTACAAGACATGCCCAAAATTCTGACATTGACTATGATGATGAGGAAAGCTCACTGGTTATAGCAGAAGGTGAGGATGATGTTGAAGCATCAGGTAGTCAGGCGATGGATTTGTCTAGTACAAGAGGGAAACGCAGACAGAGGGATTTGAGAAGGAAGGGTCAGGGAGATTCCTGTCTCACTTCTGATTCAGAAAATGAGGTGTACACCTCTGTCATTGTGTCTGACGAGGAAAGTCAGAATGGGTCTTTGAGGGAGGGTCCTGAGAGCCCTGCTAAAGATGAAGCTCAGTGGGAAGTCCACGGTGATAAAGGGCCAGGTGGAGGAAAGGTCTTGCGCTCCACAACTGTGTTTCTCTCTGATGCAGAGGACGAGTATGAAGACGAGGAGGGCGGAGGGGGTCAGGGAGCCAAGAGGAAAAAACGAAAGGGGGAGTTTGAGCGCGATGAGGTGGAAGTGAAAAAGGAGAGACAGGACCCAGATGTGGATCTAGAGTTGGAGGCCCAAGGGGATCCTCCAAGTTCACAGACCCACACTGAGATTCCAACCAGCGCTCTCCACACGCTTCCCCTGTCCCTTGCTCCTTTTTCTACTCAGTTCCTAAGCCCCTATGTTCTCTCTCTTACTCCTTCAGTGATTGATGGGAGCAAAGTACCCGTCTTTTCTAACCCACCAACGATCACACGCTTCTCCAGTTCTCTTCTCTCACAGTCTCTCTCCTCCCACAGCCAAACTTCCCACTACCTGCCCAATGGTGGTGACTGTGAGTCCGCTCTGGATCTCAGCATGggaaaaaacaactcaaaatCTGCTTCATCCTCATCATCTCTGGCTGATAAAATTGCAGCACAGAAGGGACAGTTGCTGGATGGGCTTGGCTTGAGGCCCACATCCAAAGGTTTGGTAGTCGTCCAGGTGAAGCCTGAACCTGTTACTTCCATGCCCTCTACCAACAGCAGTTTTAATTTGGTGAACTGTAACAACATGACAAAGTCCAGTATTTACATGAGGGCTGCAGAGAAAATGAACGCCACACTATTGGAAAGGGAGCgagaaaaggaaagagagaaggtaaaggagagggagcagcaggagcagcagcagaggaaatcCAAAGGAAAAAGGTATCGGGATATGCGACGGTCAAGGACCATCATTCAAGCTGAACAACTTGACATTCTGTATGGCTGCTATTTCAAAGACCCAAATCCTGGGAAACATGAGTTTGAACAGATTTCAGAGTGGGTCCACCTTCCAAAGAAGGTCGTTCAGATTTGGTTCCAGAACATGAGGGCAAGGGAACGAAAGGGCGAAGTCAGATTCATCAGTGATGGGACCCTGGCAGCGGTTGGCAAACCTCTCATCAAATTTACATGGCCTCTTTCCAAGCCCATTTTCTCCAACAAGCCTGCTCCAAATAACACTGGGTGCATTACAACTACTCCAATTGTGCGCACCCTcataaaaacagagagagagcctGTAAAGGAGCTGGGCAAACCTGCCGTGGTGAAAAAAATAGCCCCAGTTCCTATCAAGCCCAAGGAGGTTCTTTCCTCTACCACAGTCTCTCCTGTGAGCAGCAGTGCTTCTGCAGTGCCAAAGACCAAGCTCGAAACCACCAGCAACGTCACTATGGTCAAAGTTGCACCCAAAGTCAACACCCCTGTCCTTTTAGCACCACCCAAGGATCCAATCCCCATTGCCCCGCGACCAGCCCAAAAACGAAAGCTAGAAGAGGAAAGCGAGGAAGAAAAGACTGAtgaagagaaagacaatgaaAATGAGATGGGTCCTGGACCAGGGACCACTAACCGCATGGTTCCCAAGCTACCCACAACTCCCATCAACAACAGGCCCCCTGCCACAACTGTGGTGCCACAAAAACAGAATGGGCTCAACTACTGGACCCCCAAGATCCCCATTAAGATTAACACTCTGTCAAGAGAACAATTGGCTCTTCCAACGCACACACCTCCTCGTACCATCCCCCCGCCCCCCACTCCCAGTATCGCGCCAGTTAGCCCGAATACCCCCACTTCTGCCAAAGTGGCCAGCCCCACCACCCCGATCATAGCTAAATCAAGTCCAACAGAAAGCAGCTTTCTGCCCCATTCATCCAGCCGTAGACCACGCACACACTTGTCCTGCCTACAGCTGTCCATTCTGCAGTCCTGTTACGAGACCTGCGCTCACCCTAATGCCATGGAGTGCGAGGCGATCGGCACAGAGCTCAGCCTGCCACTCAAGGTGGTGCAGATCTGGTTCCAAAACACCAGAGCCAAGGAGAAGCGCTGGAGGCTGCAGCAAGAGAAAATG TCTCCTCTTTCAGGTGGGAAGGTGGACATGAGCTCAGCAAGCTACCTGCAGTACAACGCTTTCAAAGCCAATCGTCCCATCCTGCCCAAACCTGTTCAGCTGACAATTACCGAACCTTCAGCTTCCCCAGTGGCCGGCCAGCCTGTGCCAAAGGAGACCCTGACAGGCCGCTGTGATGCCTGCAACATCTCCTTTGAATCCCGGGCTGCAGCAAGGGCCCACGTCTTCTCCCCACGTCATCTGGCAACCCTGAGAACCACTAACTTTGGCCAGCCGACGACACTCGTGAACAAGAATGGAACCGGTAGCGTTGGACCTGGCAGCATTGTGTCGGTCTCACAGGTCCCTCACTCTACTCCGGTAACCAGTTCAGTAGGGGAGATGGTTATTGAGTCGCCTCCACCGACGGCCACCAGCAACAGTTAA